One stretch of Glycine soja cultivar W05 chromosome 7, ASM419377v2, whole genome shotgun sequence DNA includes these proteins:
- the LOC114420264 gene encoding uncharacterized WD repeat-containing protein C2A9.03-like isoform X4, whose product MAQQQGDEMEYAADDNEMAEVEDDMYFSGRVFGDSESESDDDDEYDSMENRMTDTSAAEARKGKDIQGIPWDRLSISREKYRQTRLEQYKNYENIPHSGERSEKECTPTHRGGKYYDFWQNTRSVKSTILHFQLRNLVWATSKHDVYLVSSYSIIHWSSLNSKRSEILNVSGHVAPCEKHPGSLLEGFTQTQISTLAVRDKLLIAGGFQGELICKYVDRPGVSFCSRTTYDDNAITNAVEIYDHPSGAVHFMASNNDCGVRDFDMERFQLSKHFSFSWPVNHTSLSPDGKLVVIVGDNPEGILVDSQTGKTVKPLCGHLDYSFASAWHPDGRIFATGNQDKTCRVWDVRNLSKSIAVLKGNLGAIRSIRFTSDGRFMAMAEPADFVHLYDAQSGFEKEQEINFFGEISGVSFSPDTESLFIGVWDRTYGSLLQYNRRRNYMYLDCM is encoded by the exons GCTCAACAACAGGGGGACGAAATGGAGTATGCTGCTGATGATAATGAAATGGCGGAAGTAGAAGATGACATGTATTTCAGTGGTAGAGTGTTTGGTGATTCAGAGTCCGAATCAGACGACGATGATGAATATGACTCCATG GAAAATCGGATGACAGATACCTCTGCTGCAGAAGCTAGGAAAGGAAAGGATATCCAAGGTATTCCTTGGGATAGACTTAGCATTAGTCGTGAGAAGTATAGACAAACTAGACTAGAGCAGTACAAGAACTATGAAAATATACCTCATTCAGGCGAACGGTCAGAAAAG GAATGCACACCAACACATAGAGGAGGGAAGTATTATGATTTCTGGCAAAACACTCGATCTGTGAAATCAACAATACTTCATTTCCAA TTGAGGAACTTGGTTTGGGCAACATCAAAGCATGATGTATATCTTGTTTCGAGTTACTCAATTATACACTGGTCGTCTTTAAATTCCAAGAGATCTGAAATCCTAAATGTATCAGGGCATGTAGCTCCGTGtgag AAACATCCTGGAAGCCTTTTGGAAGGATTTACTCAGACACAGATTAGTACACTGGCTGTGCGGGATAAGTTGTTGATTGCCGGGGGTTTTCAAGGAGAACTTATTTGCAAG TATGTAGATCGACCTGGTGTTAGCTTTTGTTCTAGAACTACTTATGATGACAATGCAATAACAAATGCTGTTGAGATTTATGATCATCCAAG TGGGGCTGTTCATTTCATGGCTTCAAATAATGACTGTGGAGTTAGAGACTTTGACATGGAAAGATTTCAGCTTTCCAAGCATTTCTCCTTCTCATGGCCCGTAAAT CACACTTCATTGAGCCCAGATGGGAAACTGGTTGTGATTGTTGGAGACAACCCAGAAGGGATACTAGTGGATTCTCAAACTGGAAAG ACTGTCAAGCCTTTATGTGGACACTTGGATTACTCATTTGCATCTGCATGGCATCCTGATGGCCGTATTTTTGCTACTGGGAACCAAGACAAAACATGCCGTGTTTGGGATGTTAGGAACTTGTCAAAATCTATTGCTGTGCTTAAGGGCAACCTTGGAGCTATACGTTCTATACGGTTTACATCTGATGGACGGTTCATGGCAATGGCTGAGCCAGCTGACTTTGTGCATCTCTATGATGCACAGAGTGGGTTTGAGAAAGAGCAGGAGATCAATTTTTTTGGGGAGATCTCTGGTGTATCTTTTAGCCCTGACACAGAATCACTTTTCATTGGTGTCTGGGATCGCACCTATGGAAGCCTTCTTCAGTACAATCGACGGAGAAACTATATGTATCTTGACTGCATGTAA
- the LOC114420264 gene encoding uncharacterized WD repeat-containing protein C2A9.03-like isoform X2: MHYFSPDFSFFDNSIVGMAQQQGDEMEYAADDNEMAEVEDDMYFSGRVFGDSESESDDDDEYDSMENRMTDTSAAEARKGKDIQGIPWDRLSISREKYRQTRLEQYKNYENIPHSGERSEKECTPTHRGGKYYDFWQNTRSVKSTILHFQLRNLVWATSKHDVYLVSSYSIIHWSSLNSKRSEILNVSGHVAPCEKHPGSLLEGFTQTQISTLAVRDKLLIAGGFQGELICKYVDRPGVSFCSRTTYDDNAITNAVEIYDHPSGAVHFMASNNDCGVRDFDMERFQLSKHFSFSWPVNHTSLSPDGKLVVIVGDNPEGILVDSQTGKTVKPLCGHLDYSFASAWHPDGRIFATGNQDKTCRVWDVRNLSKSIAVLKGNLGAIRSIRFTSDGRFMAMAEPADFVHLYDAQSGFEKEQEINFFGEISGVSFSPDTESLFIGVWDRTYGSLLQYNRRRNYMYLDCM; the protein is encoded by the exons GCTCAACAACAGGGGGACGAAATGGAGTATGCTGCTGATGATAATGAAATGGCGGAAGTAGAAGATGACATGTATTTCAGTGGTAGAGTGTTTGGTGATTCAGAGTCCGAATCAGACGACGATGATGAATATGACTCCATG GAAAATCGGATGACAGATACCTCTGCTGCAGAAGCTAGGAAAGGAAAGGATATCCAAGGTATTCCTTGGGATAGACTTAGCATTAGTCGTGAGAAGTATAGACAAACTAGACTAGAGCAGTACAAGAACTATGAAAATATACCTCATTCAGGCGAACGGTCAGAAAAG GAATGCACACCAACACATAGAGGAGGGAAGTATTATGATTTCTGGCAAAACACTCGATCTGTGAAATCAACAATACTTCATTTCCAA TTGAGGAACTTGGTTTGGGCAACATCAAAGCATGATGTATATCTTGTTTCGAGTTACTCAATTATACACTGGTCGTCTTTAAATTCCAAGAGATCTGAAATCCTAAATGTATCAGGGCATGTAGCTCCGTGtgag AAACATCCTGGAAGCCTTTTGGAAGGATTTACTCAGACACAGATTAGTACACTGGCTGTGCGGGATAAGTTGTTGATTGCCGGGGGTTTTCAAGGAGAACTTATTTGCAAG TATGTAGATCGACCTGGTGTTAGCTTTTGTTCTAGAACTACTTATGATGACAATGCAATAACAAATGCTGTTGAGATTTATGATCATCCAAG TGGGGCTGTTCATTTCATGGCTTCAAATAATGACTGTGGAGTTAGAGACTTTGACATGGAAAGATTTCAGCTTTCCAAGCATTTCTCCTTCTCATGGCCCGTAAAT CACACTTCATTGAGCCCAGATGGGAAACTGGTTGTGATTGTTGGAGACAACCCAGAAGGGATACTAGTGGATTCTCAAACTGGAAAG ACTGTCAAGCCTTTATGTGGACACTTGGATTACTCATTTGCATCTGCATGGCATCCTGATGGCCGTATTTTTGCTACTGGGAACCAAGACAAAACATGCCGTGTTTGGGATGTTAGGAACTTGTCAAAATCTATTGCTGTGCTTAAGGGCAACCTTGGAGCTATACGTTCTATACGGTTTACATCTGATGGACGGTTCATGGCAATGGCTGAGCCAGCTGACTTTGTGCATCTCTATGATGCACAGAGTGGGTTTGAGAAAGAGCAGGAGATCAATTTTTTTGGGGAGATCTCTGGTGTATCTTTTAGCCCTGACACAGAATCACTTTTCATTGGTGTCTGGGATCGCACCTATGGAAGCCTTCTTCAGTACAATCGACGGAGAAACTATATGTATCTTGACTGCATGTAA
- the LOC114420264 gene encoding uncharacterized WD repeat-containing protein C2A9.03-like isoform X3 — MSMLPLRFAGMAQQQGDEMEYAADDNEMAEVEDDMYFSGRVFGDSESESDDDDEYDSMENRMTDTSAAEARKGKDIQGIPWDRLSISREKYRQTRLEQYKNYENIPHSGERSEKECTPTHRGGKYYDFWQNTRSVKSTILHFQLRNLVWATSKHDVYLVSSYSIIHWSSLNSKRSEILNVSGHVAPCEKHPGSLLEGFTQTQISTLAVRDKLLIAGGFQGELICKYVDRPGVSFCSRTTYDDNAITNAVEIYDHPSGAVHFMASNNDCGVRDFDMERFQLSKHFSFSWPVNHTSLSPDGKLVVIVGDNPEGILVDSQTGKTVKPLCGHLDYSFASAWHPDGRIFATGNQDKTCRVWDVRNLSKSIAVLKGNLGAIRSIRFTSDGRFMAMAEPADFVHLYDAQSGFEKEQEINFFGEISGVSFSPDTESLFIGVWDRTYGSLLQYNRRRNYMYLDCM; from the exons GCTCAACAACAGGGGGACGAAATGGAGTATGCTGCTGATGATAATGAAATGGCGGAAGTAGAAGATGACATGTATTTCAGTGGTAGAGTGTTTGGTGATTCAGAGTCCGAATCAGACGACGATGATGAATATGACTCCATG GAAAATCGGATGACAGATACCTCTGCTGCAGAAGCTAGGAAAGGAAAGGATATCCAAGGTATTCCTTGGGATAGACTTAGCATTAGTCGTGAGAAGTATAGACAAACTAGACTAGAGCAGTACAAGAACTATGAAAATATACCTCATTCAGGCGAACGGTCAGAAAAG GAATGCACACCAACACATAGAGGAGGGAAGTATTATGATTTCTGGCAAAACACTCGATCTGTGAAATCAACAATACTTCATTTCCAA TTGAGGAACTTGGTTTGGGCAACATCAAAGCATGATGTATATCTTGTTTCGAGTTACTCAATTATACACTGGTCGTCTTTAAATTCCAAGAGATCTGAAATCCTAAATGTATCAGGGCATGTAGCTCCGTGtgag AAACATCCTGGAAGCCTTTTGGAAGGATTTACTCAGACACAGATTAGTACACTGGCTGTGCGGGATAAGTTGTTGATTGCCGGGGGTTTTCAAGGAGAACTTATTTGCAAG TATGTAGATCGACCTGGTGTTAGCTTTTGTTCTAGAACTACTTATGATGACAATGCAATAACAAATGCTGTTGAGATTTATGATCATCCAAG TGGGGCTGTTCATTTCATGGCTTCAAATAATGACTGTGGAGTTAGAGACTTTGACATGGAAAGATTTCAGCTTTCCAAGCATTTCTCCTTCTCATGGCCCGTAAAT CACACTTCATTGAGCCCAGATGGGAAACTGGTTGTGATTGTTGGAGACAACCCAGAAGGGATACTAGTGGATTCTCAAACTGGAAAG ACTGTCAAGCCTTTATGTGGACACTTGGATTACTCATTTGCATCTGCATGGCATCCTGATGGCCGTATTTTTGCTACTGGGAACCAAGACAAAACATGCCGTGTTTGGGATGTTAGGAACTTGTCAAAATCTATTGCTGTGCTTAAGGGCAACCTTGGAGCTATACGTTCTATACGGTTTACATCTGATGGACGGTTCATGGCAATGGCTGAGCCAGCTGACTTTGTGCATCTCTATGATGCACAGAGTGGGTTTGAGAAAGAGCAGGAGATCAATTTTTTTGGGGAGATCTCTGGTGTATCTTTTAGCCCTGACACAGAATCACTTTTCATTGGTGTCTGGGATCGCACCTATGGAAGCCTTCTTCAGTACAATCGACGGAGAAACTATATGTATCTTGACTGCATGTAA
- the LOC114420263 gene encoding sodium/hydrogen exchanger 6-like isoform X2 translates to MMEEDGTSKEQQQAAGVGILLQIMMLVLSFVLGHVLRRKKIYVLPEASASLLIGLLVGTLANISHTQTSIRAWFNFHEEFFFLFLLPPIIFQSGFSLSPKPFFANFGAIVTFAIFGTFLASIVTGVLVYLGGLMYLMYRLPFVECLMFGALISATDPVTVLSIFQELGTDVNLYALVFGESVLNDAMAISLYRTMSVVKSHPSGQNFFMVIVRFLETFVGSMSSGVGVGFISALLFKYAGLDIDNLQNLESCLFVLFPYFSYMLAEGLGLSGIVSILFTGMVMKHYTYSNLSRSSQRFVSAFFELISSLAETFVFIYMGFDIAMEKHSWSHVGFIFFSIIFIGIARAANVFSCAYLVNLIRPAYRQIPPKHQKALWYSGLRGAMAFALALQSIHDLPEGHGQTILTATTAIVVLTVLLIGGSTGTMLEALEVVGSDSPVESPLASNFEGNNVYISPDDEEPSSGNKIKMKLQEFQRSAASFTAIDKNYLTPFFTSQNGDEEDEAVPLTLKNVGLDDHDHYSS, encoded by the exons ATGATGGAGGAGGATGGGACCAGCAAAGAGCAGCAGCAGGCGGCGGGAGTGGGAATTCTTCTTCAGATAATGATGTTAGTTTTGTCATTCGTCTTAGGTCACGTCCTTCGTCGCAAGAAGATTTACGTTCTTCCCGAAGCCAGCGCTTCTCTTCTCATTGGCTTACTCGTTGGTACTCTCGCTAACATTTCTCACACTCAAACCAGCATCAG GGCGTGGTTCAATTTTCACGAGgagttcttcttcctcttccttttgCCTCCTATCATATT TCAGTCTGGCTTCAGTCTCTCTCCC AAGCCTTTCTTCGCTAATTTCGGAGCCATTGTTACATTTGCTATATTCGGCACCTTTCTGGCTTCCATTGTCACCGGTGTCTTGGT TTATCTTGGTGGGTTGATGTACCTCATGTACAGACTGCCTTTTGTCGAGTGCCTAATGTTTGGTGCACTTATATCCGCCACGGACCCTGTTACTGTTTTGTCCATTTTTCAG GAGCTTGGCACAGATGTCAATCTATATGCCTTGGTTTTTGGAGAATCTGTTTTGAATGATGCA ATGGCTATTTCTCTGTACAG GACAATGTCAGTAGTTAAAAGTCATCCATCTGGACAAAATTTCTTCATGGTGATTGTTAGATTTTTGGAGACTTTTGTTGGCTCAATGTCTTCTG GTGTTGGAGTTGGATTTATATCTGCTTTA CTATTTAAGTATGCAGGGTTGGATATTGACAA tcttCAGAACTTGGAGAGCtgtctttttgttcttttcccaTACTTCTC gTACATGCTTGCAGAAGGTCTTGGACTGTCTGGTATTGTGTCAATATTGTTCACAGGAATG GTCATGAAGCATTACACATATTCAAATTTGTCACGTAGTTCTCAAAGATTTGTCTCTGCTTTTTTTGAGTTGATATCATCATTAGCAGAGACATTTGT ATTTATCTACATGGGCTTTGATATTGCTATGGAGAAACATAGCTGGTCACATGTTGGATTTATATTCTTCTCCATT ATATTCATTGGAATTGCAAG GGCAGCCAATGTGTTCTCTTGTGCTTATCTAGTCAACTTGATCAGACCTGCCTATCGACAAATACCGCCAAAACACCAGAAAGCACTTTGGTATAGTG GACTTCGAGGGGCAATGGCCTTTGCCCTTGCTCTGCAATCAATTCATGATCTGCCAGAAGGACATGGACAGACCATCTTAACTGCAACTACAGCAATAGTTGTTTTGACG GTATTACTGATTGGCGGTTCAACGGGCACCATGCTGGAAGCTTTAGAAGTTGTAGGTAGTGACAGTCCTGTCGAGAGTCCTTTGGCTTCG AATTTTGAGGGAAACAATGTGTATATTTCTCCTGATGATGAAGAACCGTCATCAGGGAACAAAATCAAGATGAAGCTACAAGAATTCCAAAGGAG TGCTGCATCTTTTACAGCAATAGATAAAAACTACCTCACCCCATTCTTCACTAGTCAAAATGgagatgaagaagatgaag CTGTGCCTTTGACTTTGAAGAACGTGGGATTGGATGACCACGACCACTATTCGTCATGA
- the LOC114420266 gene encoding uncharacterized protein LOC114420266, producing the protein MMTQDSSEVLEKHASSGSVVRGSSEYIRLVISDEPRAVEAETLLPRAESRIKSFWWWMKSFLWCVIFVFLAFILVKWGVSLFFEKVLYPIMEWEATAFGRPVLALVLVASLALFPVFLIPSGPSMWLAGMIFGYGLGFVIIMVGTTIGMVLPYLIGLLFRDRIHQWLKRWPQNAALIRLAGEGNWSRQFQVVALFRVSPFPYTIFNYAVVVTNMRFWPYLCGSVAGMVPEAFIYIYSGRLIKTLADAQYGKHHLTTVEIVYNIISFIIAIVTTIAFTVYAKRTLNELKMAELNDEVTSVSVEMEKLPLERPKQLSLPKIS; encoded by the exons ATGATGACACAAGATTCATCAGAGGTGTTGGAAAAACATGCAAGCTCAGGCTCTGTTGTGAGGGGGAGTAGTGAATATATTAGACTGGTCATATCCGATGAACCAAGGGCGGTTGAAGCTGAAACCTTGCTGCCTCGAgcagaatcaagaatcaagtctTTCTGGTGGTGGATGAAATCCTTTTTATGGTGTGTTATCTTTGTGTTCCTTGCTTTTATTCTTGTGAAATGGGGAGTGTCacttttttttgaaaag GTTCTTTACCCAATCATGGAATGGGAAGCTACTGCCTTTGGCCGTCCAGTTCTTGCTTTAGTACTAGTTGCCTCTCTGGCTTTATTCCCGGTGTTCTTAATCCCTTCTGGCCCCTCCATGTGGCTGGCTGGGATGATTTTTGGTTATGGCCTTGGCTTCGTTATAATAATGGTTGGAACAACCATTGGGATGGTGCTGCCATACTTAATTGGGCTACTGTTCCGTGACCGAATTCAT CAATGGTTAAAGAGATGGCCCCAGAATGCTGCACTGATTAGGCTTGCTGGGGAAGGGAACTGGTCTCGTCAATTTCAAGTGGTTGCACTGTTTAGGGTTTCTCCTTTTCCCTATACTATATTCAATTATGCCGTGGTAGTCACAAATATGAGGTTTTGGCCCTACTTATGTGGATCAGTAGCTGGAATGGTACCAGAAGCTTTCATCTATATCTACAG TGGTCGGTTAATAAAGACATTGGCAGACGCACAGTATGGGAAGCACCACTTGACTACTGTGGAAATCGTATacaacattatttctttcattattgcAATAGTTACCACTATTGCCTTCACTGTCTACGCAAAAAGGACTCTAAATGAACTCAAAATGGCAGAGTTGAATGATGAAGTTACCTCTGTTTCTGTAGAGATGGAGAAGCTTCCCCTTGAAAGGCCTAAACAGCTTAGTTTGCCAAAAATTTCGTGA
- the LOC114420264 gene encoding uncharacterized WD repeat-containing protein C2A9.03-like isoform X1, translated as MHYFSPDFSFFDNSIVAGMAQQQGDEMEYAADDNEMAEVEDDMYFSGRVFGDSESESDDDDEYDSMENRMTDTSAAEARKGKDIQGIPWDRLSISREKYRQTRLEQYKNYENIPHSGERSEKECTPTHRGGKYYDFWQNTRSVKSTILHFQLRNLVWATSKHDVYLVSSYSIIHWSSLNSKRSEILNVSGHVAPCEKHPGSLLEGFTQTQISTLAVRDKLLIAGGFQGELICKYVDRPGVSFCSRTTYDDNAITNAVEIYDHPSGAVHFMASNNDCGVRDFDMERFQLSKHFSFSWPVNHTSLSPDGKLVVIVGDNPEGILVDSQTGKTVKPLCGHLDYSFASAWHPDGRIFATGNQDKTCRVWDVRNLSKSIAVLKGNLGAIRSIRFTSDGRFMAMAEPADFVHLYDAQSGFEKEQEINFFGEISGVSFSPDTESLFIGVWDRTYGSLLQYNRRRNYMYLDCM; from the exons GCTCAACAACAGGGGGACGAAATGGAGTATGCTGCTGATGATAATGAAATGGCGGAAGTAGAAGATGACATGTATTTCAGTGGTAGAGTGTTTGGTGATTCAGAGTCCGAATCAGACGACGATGATGAATATGACTCCATG GAAAATCGGATGACAGATACCTCTGCTGCAGAAGCTAGGAAAGGAAAGGATATCCAAGGTATTCCTTGGGATAGACTTAGCATTAGTCGTGAGAAGTATAGACAAACTAGACTAGAGCAGTACAAGAACTATGAAAATATACCTCATTCAGGCGAACGGTCAGAAAAG GAATGCACACCAACACATAGAGGAGGGAAGTATTATGATTTCTGGCAAAACACTCGATCTGTGAAATCAACAATACTTCATTTCCAA TTGAGGAACTTGGTTTGGGCAACATCAAAGCATGATGTATATCTTGTTTCGAGTTACTCAATTATACACTGGTCGTCTTTAAATTCCAAGAGATCTGAAATCCTAAATGTATCAGGGCATGTAGCTCCGTGtgag AAACATCCTGGAAGCCTTTTGGAAGGATTTACTCAGACACAGATTAGTACACTGGCTGTGCGGGATAAGTTGTTGATTGCCGGGGGTTTTCAAGGAGAACTTATTTGCAAG TATGTAGATCGACCTGGTGTTAGCTTTTGTTCTAGAACTACTTATGATGACAATGCAATAACAAATGCTGTTGAGATTTATGATCATCCAAG TGGGGCTGTTCATTTCATGGCTTCAAATAATGACTGTGGAGTTAGAGACTTTGACATGGAAAGATTTCAGCTTTCCAAGCATTTCTCCTTCTCATGGCCCGTAAAT CACACTTCATTGAGCCCAGATGGGAAACTGGTTGTGATTGTTGGAGACAACCCAGAAGGGATACTAGTGGATTCTCAAACTGGAAAG ACTGTCAAGCCTTTATGTGGACACTTGGATTACTCATTTGCATCTGCATGGCATCCTGATGGCCGTATTTTTGCTACTGGGAACCAAGACAAAACATGCCGTGTTTGGGATGTTAGGAACTTGTCAAAATCTATTGCTGTGCTTAAGGGCAACCTTGGAGCTATACGTTCTATACGGTTTACATCTGATGGACGGTTCATGGCAATGGCTGAGCCAGCTGACTTTGTGCATCTCTATGATGCACAGAGTGGGTTTGAGAAAGAGCAGGAGATCAATTTTTTTGGGGAGATCTCTGGTGTATCTTTTAGCCCTGACACAGAATCACTTTTCATTGGTGTCTGGGATCGCACCTATGGAAGCCTTCTTCAGTACAATCGACGGAGAAACTATATGTATCTTGACTGCATGTAA
- the LOC114420263 gene encoding sodium/hydrogen exchanger 6-like isoform X1, with protein sequence MMEEDGTSKEQQQAAGVGILLQIMMLVLSFVLGHVLRRKKIYVLPEASASLLIGLLVGTLANISHTQTSIRAWFNFHEEFFFLFLLPPIIFQSGFSLSPKPFFANFGAIVTFAIFGTFLASIVTGVLVYLGGLMYLMYRLPFVECLMFGALISATDPVTVLSIFQELGTDVNLYALVFGESVLNDAMAISLYRTMSVVKSHPSGQNFFMVIVRFLETFVGSMSSGVGVGFISALLFKYAGLDIDNLQNLESCLFVLFPYFSYMLAEGLGLSGIVSILFTGMVMKHYTYSNLSRSSQRFVSAFFELISSLAETFVFIYMGFDIAMEKHSWSHVGFIFFSIIFIGIARAANVFSCAYLVNLIRPAYRQIPPKHQKALWYSGLRGAMAFALALQSIHDLPEGHGQTILTATTAIVVLTVLLIGGSTGTMLEALEVVGSDSPVESPLASVSTRTNFEGNNVYISPDDEEPSSGNKIKMKLQEFQRSAASFTAIDKNYLTPFFTSQNGDEEDEAVPLTLKNVGLDDHDHYSS encoded by the exons ATGATGGAGGAGGATGGGACCAGCAAAGAGCAGCAGCAGGCGGCGGGAGTGGGAATTCTTCTTCAGATAATGATGTTAGTTTTGTCATTCGTCTTAGGTCACGTCCTTCGTCGCAAGAAGATTTACGTTCTTCCCGAAGCCAGCGCTTCTCTTCTCATTGGCTTACTCGTTGGTACTCTCGCTAACATTTCTCACACTCAAACCAGCATCAG GGCGTGGTTCAATTTTCACGAGgagttcttcttcctcttccttttgCCTCCTATCATATT TCAGTCTGGCTTCAGTCTCTCTCCC AAGCCTTTCTTCGCTAATTTCGGAGCCATTGTTACATTTGCTATATTCGGCACCTTTCTGGCTTCCATTGTCACCGGTGTCTTGGT TTATCTTGGTGGGTTGATGTACCTCATGTACAGACTGCCTTTTGTCGAGTGCCTAATGTTTGGTGCACTTATATCCGCCACGGACCCTGTTACTGTTTTGTCCATTTTTCAG GAGCTTGGCACAGATGTCAATCTATATGCCTTGGTTTTTGGAGAATCTGTTTTGAATGATGCA ATGGCTATTTCTCTGTACAG GACAATGTCAGTAGTTAAAAGTCATCCATCTGGACAAAATTTCTTCATGGTGATTGTTAGATTTTTGGAGACTTTTGTTGGCTCAATGTCTTCTG GTGTTGGAGTTGGATTTATATCTGCTTTA CTATTTAAGTATGCAGGGTTGGATATTGACAA tcttCAGAACTTGGAGAGCtgtctttttgttcttttcccaTACTTCTC gTACATGCTTGCAGAAGGTCTTGGACTGTCTGGTATTGTGTCAATATTGTTCACAGGAATG GTCATGAAGCATTACACATATTCAAATTTGTCACGTAGTTCTCAAAGATTTGTCTCTGCTTTTTTTGAGTTGATATCATCATTAGCAGAGACATTTGT ATTTATCTACATGGGCTTTGATATTGCTATGGAGAAACATAGCTGGTCACATGTTGGATTTATATTCTTCTCCATT ATATTCATTGGAATTGCAAG GGCAGCCAATGTGTTCTCTTGTGCTTATCTAGTCAACTTGATCAGACCTGCCTATCGACAAATACCGCCAAAACACCAGAAAGCACTTTGGTATAGTG GACTTCGAGGGGCAATGGCCTTTGCCCTTGCTCTGCAATCAATTCATGATCTGCCAGAAGGACATGGACAGACCATCTTAACTGCAACTACAGCAATAGTTGTTTTGACG GTATTACTGATTGGCGGTTCAACGGGCACCATGCTGGAAGCTTTAGAAGTTGTAGGTAGTGACAGTCCTGTCGAGAGTCCTTTGGCTTCGGTTAGTACCAGAACG AATTTTGAGGGAAACAATGTGTATATTTCTCCTGATGATGAAGAACCGTCATCAGGGAACAAAATCAAGATGAAGCTACAAGAATTCCAAAGGAG TGCTGCATCTTTTACAGCAATAGATAAAAACTACCTCACCCCATTCTTCACTAGTCAAAATGgagatgaagaagatgaag CTGTGCCTTTGACTTTGAAGAACGTGGGATTGGATGACCACGACCACTATTCGTCATGA